A genomic window from Diospyros lotus cultivar Yz01 chromosome 2, ASM1463336v1, whole genome shotgun sequence includes:
- the LOC127795057 gene encoding LOW QUALITY PROTEIN: serine/threonine-protein kinase D6PKL2 (The sequence of the model RefSeq protein was modified relative to this genomic sequence to represent the inferred CDS: inserted 1 base in 1 codon; deleted 2 bases in 1 codon) translates to MCQGSTSTDVSEESSCSSFIGSINKTNKANDLRWEGIRAAHTSAKDGVLGLSHIRLLKMLGRGDXGSVYPAELSGTKSYFAMEVVDKASLASRKKLLHAQTEREREILLSLDHPFLPTLYAHFGTDKFSCLATEFCPGEDLHTLRQRQPGKDFNEQAVKYDIT, encoded by the exons ATGTGTCAAGGAAGCACCAGTACTGATGTAAGTGAGGAGAGCTCCTGCAGCAGCTTTATTGGCAGTATCAACAAGACCAACAAGGCAAATGATTTGAGATGGGAAGGCATCCGAGCTGCTCATACAAGTGCAAAGGATGGAGTGTTGGGTTTGAGCCATATCAGACTCTTGAAAATGCTGGGCCGTGGAG ATGGTAGCGTCTACCCGGCAGAATTGAGTGGAACCAAGTCCTATTTTGCTATGGAAGTTGTGGACAAGGCATCTCTAGCAAGTCGTAAGAAGCTTCTTCATGCTcagacg gagagagagagagagatactgCTATCTCTAGACCATCCATTCCTTCCAACATTATATGCGCACTTTGGGACAGACAAGTTTTCATGTTTAGCGACGGAGTTCTGCCCGGGTGAAGACTTGCACACTCTTAGGCAGAGGCAGCCTGGGAAAGACTTCAATGAGCAAGCAGTGAAGTATGATATCACCTAA
- the LOC127795056 gene encoding U-box domain-containing protein 36 isoform X2, whose translation MIRVSQMTTMSSFNPSSSVCEIEEEEEEEERCSATDNELFKIDTGAGGRVPAAAMTAIKEESIEDVVYVAVGAKADEESSMDALLWTLNQYSITNTAASSSTPLVFLIHVFPQLRYIPTPLGKIPVSQVDPDQKDKYIIQEGSKRREFLQKFLDACSSSKVNVDTILIESDTVGKALLDLIPILNIRKLVLGTTKSKLINRRLRLRSKKGSGGIADEVVQNAPDFCEVKLICQGKELDLDFVNRSPSPRLTNNYVHTPNSPPAPPQSNGDDDYFGCKCFRPKAIS comes from the exons ATGATCAGAGTCAGCCAGATGACGACGATGAGCAGCTTCAATCCCAGCAGCAGCGTATGTgagatagaagaagaagaagaagaagaagagagatgCTCTGCAACTGATAATGAGCTGTTTAAGATCGACACTGGTGCAGGCGGCCGGGTGCCGGCGGCGGCTATGACGGCCATCAAAGAAGAATCAATAGAGGATGTTGTGTACGTGGCAGTTGGGGCCAAGGCAGATGAAGAGTCCAGCATGGACGCCCTACTCTGGACGCTCAACCAATATTCCATCACTAATACTGCAGCCTCTTCTTCTACCCCCCTCGTTTTTCTCATCCATGTCTTCCCCCAACTCCGATACATCCCTACCCCAT TAGGAAAGATTCCAGTAAGCCAGGTGGATCCAGATCAGAAAGACAAGTACATTATCCAAGAAGGAAGCAAGAGAAGAGAATTCCTTCAAAAGTTCCTTGATGCGTGTTCTTCTTCAAAG GTTAATGTAGATACCATACTTATAGAGAGTGATACGGTGGGCAAGGCATTACTGGACCTCATTCCCATCCTCAACATAAGAAAGCTGGTGCTGGGCACCACCAAGTCCAAGCTCATCAACag GAGGCTGAGGCTGAGGTCCAAAAAAGGAAGTGGGGGGATTGCAGATGAGGTGGTTCAGAATGCACCAGATTTCTGTGAGGTAAAGCTCATCTGCCAAGGAAAAGAATTAGACCTCGACTTTGTCAATCGCTCGCCCTCTCCACGTCTTACTAATAATTATGTTCATACTCCCAATTCTCCTCCTGCTCCTCCGCAGAGCAACGGCGATGACGACTATTTCGGCTGCAAATGTTTTAGGCCTAAGGCTATTTCTTGA
- the LOC127795056 gene encoding U-box domain-containing protein 36 isoform X1 has translation MIRVSQMTTMSSFNPSSSVCEIEEEEEEEERCSATDNELFKIDTGAGGRVPAAAMTAIKEESIEDVVYVAVGAKADEESSMDALLWTLNQYSITNTAASSSTPLVFLIHVFPQLRYIPTPLGKIPVSQVDPDQKDKYIIQEGSKRREFLQKFLDACSSSKVNVDTILIESDTVGKALLDLIPILNIRKLVLGTTKSKLINSRRLRLRSKKGSGGIADEVVQNAPDFCEVKLICQGKELDLDFVNRSPSPRLTNNYVHTPNSPPAPPQSNGDDDYFGCKCFRPKAIS, from the exons ATGATCAGAGTCAGCCAGATGACGACGATGAGCAGCTTCAATCCCAGCAGCAGCGTATGTgagatagaagaagaagaagaagaagaagagagatgCTCTGCAACTGATAATGAGCTGTTTAAGATCGACACTGGTGCAGGCGGCCGGGTGCCGGCGGCGGCTATGACGGCCATCAAAGAAGAATCAATAGAGGATGTTGTGTACGTGGCAGTTGGGGCCAAGGCAGATGAAGAGTCCAGCATGGACGCCCTACTCTGGACGCTCAACCAATATTCCATCACTAATACTGCAGCCTCTTCTTCTACCCCCCTCGTTTTTCTCATCCATGTCTTCCCCCAACTCCGATACATCCCTACCCCAT TAGGAAAGATTCCAGTAAGCCAGGTGGATCCAGATCAGAAAGACAAGTACATTATCCAAGAAGGAAGCAAGAGAAGAGAATTCCTTCAAAAGTTCCTTGATGCGTGTTCTTCTTCAAAG GTTAATGTAGATACCATACTTATAGAGAGTGATACGGTGGGCAAGGCATTACTGGACCTCATTCCCATCCTCAACATAAGAAAGCTGGTGCTGGGCACCACCAAGTCCAAGCTCATCAACag CAGGAGGCTGAGGCTGAGGTCCAAAAAAGGAAGTGGGGGGATTGCAGATGAGGTGGTTCAGAATGCACCAGATTTCTGTGAGGTAAAGCTCATCTGCCAAGGAAAAGAATTAGACCTCGACTTTGTCAATCGCTCGCCCTCTCCACGTCTTACTAATAATTATGTTCATACTCCCAATTCTCCTCCTGCTCCTCCGCAGAGCAACGGCGATGACGACTATTTCGGCTGCAAATGTTTTAGGCCTAAGGCTATTTCTTGA